One Amycolatopsis sp. NBC_00355 genomic window carries:
- a CDS encoding DUF6519 domain-containing protein translates to MKGDFTRRTFRRADRYRGVLLQQGRVALDADWNEQHEIQRYHDELTARDAIGPHGAPVDTAGFRITDADGEEPRECSWDRLTVSQGRYYVQGVLCENDLPLPLSEQPDLPGVAEPLEDGRYVVYLDVWAEHVTALEDPRLLEVALGGADTATRARTVWQVRVQWLPDHHTVAGDVAPPWTPAYTGTPRGLRAKAVADPDAPAGLVPSSAAYRGLRNQLYRVEIRDGGDRPTFVWSRDNGSVTARVAELASDTGGGDLRVRIDAPPRDAVSGFPAGCWVELVDRDRSRRGEPGFLGRVSGSADVDLTVGGWDGPAPRPLDLVDPVILRRWDSDGAVPVADGWLELEHGLSVQFSGGLATCGDHWLIPARTALTAGSPAGAGVQWPAAEDEPVFLPPDGIIHQYAAIALLDLREKKWTRMADCRATFAPLAQARADPASQAAPGLHVERVALRRTGSKVENDQRVTPAELLTGLTVEFDGAPVPLGGPGRPPLTVTIDLPYSEAEGISDGDARRVLGTRPLLLDAIVEADRASLVWIPGDVVSDSLANLVSVLHERGVERLLCTLRIDGRSVVDSDHPTRMLNGLAIHRAREDGTVEQLLPTVDDVRGADFSTWFWLDIEPEPGKFDSAKFDANVFG, encoded by the coding sequence ATGAAGGGCGATTTCACCCGCCGGACGTTCCGCAGGGCCGACCGGTACCGCGGGGTGCTGCTGCAGCAGGGCAGGGTGGCGCTCGACGCCGACTGGAACGAGCAGCACGAGATCCAGCGCTACCACGACGAGCTGACCGCGCGGGACGCGATCGGCCCCCACGGCGCTCCGGTCGACACGGCCGGTTTCCGGATCACCGACGCCGACGGCGAGGAGCCGCGCGAGTGCTCGTGGGACCGCCTGACCGTCTCGCAGGGCCGGTACTACGTGCAGGGCGTCCTGTGCGAGAACGACCTGCCCCTGCCGCTCTCGGAGCAGCCCGACCTGCCCGGCGTGGCCGAACCCCTCGAGGACGGCCGGTACGTGGTCTACCTCGACGTGTGGGCGGAGCACGTCACCGCGCTGGAGGACCCGCGGCTGCTGGAGGTCGCGCTCGGCGGAGCCGACACGGCGACCCGTGCGCGCACCGTGTGGCAGGTGCGGGTCCAGTGGCTGCCCGACCACCACACCGTGGCCGGGGACGTCGCCCCGCCGTGGACCCCGGCGTACACCGGAACCCCGCGTGGCCTGCGGGCCAAAGCCGTCGCCGACCCGGATGCGCCCGCCGGGCTGGTGCCGTCGTCGGCCGCCTACCGGGGGCTGCGCAACCAGCTCTACCGCGTGGAGATCCGCGACGGCGGCGACCGGCCCACGTTCGTGTGGTCCCGGGACAACGGGTCCGTCACCGCACGGGTCGCCGAACTCGCTTCGGACACCGGGGGCGGCGACCTCCGGGTGCGGATCGACGCGCCGCCGCGGGACGCGGTGTCGGGGTTCCCGGCCGGCTGCTGGGTCGAGCTGGTGGACCGGGACAGGAGCCGGCGCGGCGAACCGGGGTTCCTCGGCCGGGTGTCGGGTTCGGCGGACGTCGACCTGACCGTCGGCGGCTGGGACGGACCGGCCCCCCGGCCGCTCGACCTGGTGGATCCCGTGATCCTGCGCCGGTGGGACAGCGACGGCGCGGTGCCGGTCGCGGACGGGTGGCTCGAGCTCGAGCACGGGCTCTCCGTCCAGTTCTCCGGTGGGCTGGCGACCTGCGGGGACCACTGGCTCATCCCGGCCCGCACGGCGCTGACGGCCGGCTCACCGGCGGGCGCCGGCGTCCAATGGCCGGCGGCCGAGGACGAGCCGGTGTTCCTCCCGCCGGACGGCATCATCCACCAGTACGCCGCGATCGCGCTGCTCGACCTGCGCGAGAAGAAGTGGACGCGGATGGCCGACTGCCGCGCCACCTTCGCGCCGCTGGCCCAGGCCAGAGCCGATCCCGCGAGTCAGGCCGCCCCGGGCCTACACGTGGAACGGGTGGCGTTGCGCCGGACCGGGAGCAAGGTGGAGAACGACCAGCGGGTCACGCCGGCGGAGTTGCTGACCGGCCTGACCGTCGAGTTCGACGGCGCCCCGGTGCCGCTCGGTGGTCCCGGCCGGCCGCCTCTGACCGTGACGATCGACCTGCCCTACTCCGAGGCCGAGGGCATCTCCGACGGCGATGCCCGGCGGGTGCTCGGTACCCGGCCGCTCCTGCTGGACGCGATCGTCGAGGCCGACCGGGCGTCGCTGGTGTGGATTCCCGGCGACGTGGTGTCCGACAGCCTGGCCAACCTGGTCAGCGTGCTGCACGAACGGGGCGTCGAACGGCTGCTGTGCACGCTGCGGATCGACGGGAGGTCGGTCGTGGACAGTGACCACCCCACCCGGATGCTCAACGGCCTGGCGATCCACCGTGCCCGCGAGGACGGCACGGTCGAGCAGCTCCTGCCCACCGTCGACGACGTGCGCGGCGCGGACTTCAGCACCTGGTTCTGGCTCGACATCGAGCCGGAGCCGGGCAAGTTCGACAGCGCCAAGTTCGACGCCAACGTCTTCGGCTGA